The following proteins are encoded in a genomic region of Alteromonadaceae bacterium 2753L.S.0a.02:
- a CDS encoding ABC-type amino acid transport substrate-binding protein encodes MGKSGRYLADFSHTILMYFCWLLLVALATGGQAETLDDTLIIRSPRTELAEYQYIRSYSEELLALALRKSGDNFEFHEVDITLGNTGRVIRFIEQGEYDVHAFHTTPLLENTLEPVRIPIFKGVVGLRIPFIRAEDQSVFATIHSLPELKNKVAVQGFDWPDLAILSKSGLPIRAGVDLANMRHLLANERADYFPRSVVEIWQEDSLFNDDGLVVDTSLALYYRTACYYFVNKSNKRLKNAIRQGLELAIADGSFDEIFYRYFGAALHRANLNGRTLLEIPNANLSEATPLDRTELWYVPYNRADDRSVIGRL; translated from the coding sequence ATGGGCAAGTCTGGTCGGTATCTGGCAGATTTTAGCCACACAATCCTGATGTACTTCTGCTGGCTGTTACTGGTAGCGCTTGCTACCGGTGGTCAGGCAGAAACGCTTGATGACACACTGATTATCCGCAGCCCGCGAACTGAGCTGGCTGAGTACCAATACATTCGCTCCTATTCTGAAGAATTGCTTGCCCTGGCTCTGCGCAAAAGCGGCGATAACTTCGAGTTTCACGAGGTGGATATCACCCTGGGTAATACCGGACGTGTTATTCGCTTTATCGAACAGGGCGAATACGATGTTCACGCTTTTCACACCACGCCATTATTAGAAAATACCCTGGAACCGGTTCGCATACCAATCTTCAAAGGCGTGGTGGGTTTGCGCATACCTTTCATTCGCGCTGAAGATCAGTCGGTTTTTGCCACTATCCACAGTCTGCCGGAATTGAAAAATAAAGTTGCCGTTCAGGGTTTTGATTGGCCAGACCTCGCGATCTTGTCGAAAAGCGGCTTGCCGATTCGTGCGGGTGTGGACCTCGCGAATATGCGTCACCTCCTCGCCAATGAACGCGCCGATTATTTTCCGCGCTCAGTTGTGGAAATTTGGCAGGAGGATTCGTTGTTTAATGACGATGGTTTGGTGGTCGACACCAGCCTGGCACTCTACTACCGCACCGCGTGTTATTACTTCGTAAACAAAAGCAACAAACGCCTAAAAAACGCCATTCGGCAGGGTTTGGAACTGGCTATTGCCGATGGCAGTTTCGATGAAATTTTCTATCGTTATTTCGGTGCAGCGCTGCACCGTGCAAATCTCAATGGGCGTACCTTATTGGAAATTCCCAATGCGAATCTTAGCGAAGCAACACCCCTGGATCGTACAGAATTGTGGTATGTACCCTATAACCGTGCGGATGATCGATCGGTCATTGGTCGCTTATAA
- a CDS encoding cellulose binding domain-containing protein, with protein sequence MKIKILLISLYLSCITSVSAEPAVLYGAEQLQHDAYYTFVSGAPAVAQEFIAQQRYVNFIELHGKIPDDPTADLGGAVVFYRTADFQENGIQGESIYGHSVSFSHGSDCSGSTVPSFISPGDCLIAQGDVFTSATWIHSNVALDVGESYTMVLYMSPQVQLSVSNNDSYQEGAFYQLNPDADTPSTLVAEAMPDVDLWFRLGVLSEPIHRTPTYDYRISGQLENISTHGANQFPIPTFAEGTQYEAILSVGFDGIEISADAFANTFLPVQSSGLEVKLGDEFFQFQGGIVALQNGEIDAATFELDTLIHGSLGRGNHSNYGVVTLVDNTGAALASNEYSELQNLANFDPMFSQLLVSVNDYAGTNEETGESTTSGFQMRFSVDSITAISENQVFADFELNTRITNFSATATGFQDILQADWRLLAADEVHSETASGEIFNSPYIYTGTHQVELTLSDGDVSHTTRQWFTYRNTKTKLLHPTVVTQTKDSDGDGSRDIFITNPPQIELAASTQGVAFAGVGLSDPTFFGDNDSGDQLYLEAELINPGSAGSIVNVWLKDYSTDNAEMHIDGLSGTTWLGSFKPEDYDLGAQSFLLEPSVALNDPELLRPGAKTAVVLTATAAADSPVVLGGIQPELAFFAIEKLSASSSSSSSSSSSSSSSGSSGSSTSTSSTTSSSTTSSSTTSSSTTSSSTTSSSTTTSSSTSSSSSSGMSSSSSSSSSGFPGIGSSSSGSSSSSSSSSSSASSSSSSTSSSSSSGSGSGVPEHNLACSLEIYNEWDDGILVGVDLYNPNESPVNGWQVSINVSGNFELQEIWNAEPVVSSSGLLAAPKDYNVTINPGSNLNFGFILSKPGQQAMSISATSTNCTFQ encoded by the coding sequence ATGAAAATAAAAATACTTTTGATTTCGTTGTACCTAAGTTGTATTACCTCCGTATCTGCGGAGCCAGCAGTTTTGTATGGTGCCGAGCAATTGCAACACGACGCGTACTACACCTTTGTAAGCGGAGCACCCGCAGTTGCCCAGGAATTTATCGCACAGCAACGCTATGTAAATTTTATTGAACTGCACGGCAAAATTCCCGACGATCCCACCGCCGATCTTGGCGGTGCCGTAGTGTTTTACAGAACCGCCGATTTTCAGGAAAACGGCATCCAAGGTGAATCCATTTACGGTCATTCTGTAAGTTTCTCACACGGCAGTGATTGCAGCGGTTCAACGGTTCCCAGTTTCATCAGCCCCGGTGACTGCTTAATTGCCCAAGGCGATGTATTCACGTCTGCCACTTGGATACATAGCAACGTAGCGCTAGATGTAGGCGAAAGCTATACCATGGTGTTGTACATGTCGCCCCAGGTACAATTAAGTGTGAGTAACAATGACAGCTACCAAGAAGGGGCTTTTTACCAGCTCAACCCAGATGCCGACACTCCTTCCACCCTTGTCGCTGAAGCCATGCCCGACGTCGATTTGTGGTTTCGCCTGGGAGTACTGAGCGAGCCTATTCACCGCACCCCCACTTACGATTACCGAATTTCAGGCCAGTTGGAAAACATTAGTACACATGGCGCAAACCAATTTCCAATACCAACATTCGCTGAAGGCACTCAATACGAAGCCATTTTGTCGGTTGGGTTCGACGGAATAGAAATTTCTGCCGATGCTTTTGCAAACACATTCCTCCCAGTACAAAGCAGTGGCCTGGAAGTGAAACTCGGTGATGAATTTTTCCAATTTCAAGGTGGCATAGTCGCCTTGCAGAACGGCGAAATCGATGCTGCCACCTTCGAACTTGACACCCTTATTCACGGCTCGCTCGGGCGCGGCAACCACAGCAACTACGGCGTGGTAACCCTGGTAGATAACACTGGGGCTGCCTTAGCTTCGAATGAATACAGCGAGTTGCAAAACCTTGCCAATTTTGACCCTATGTTTTCGCAATTGTTGGTGAGTGTTAATGATTACGCGGGTACGAATGAAGAGACAGGCGAATCGACAACGAGCGGTTTTCAGATGCGCTTCAGTGTCGATAGCATAACTGCTATTTCTGAAAATCAGGTATTTGCTGATTTTGAATTGAATACCCGCATCACCAACTTCAGCGCCACAGCAACTGGATTCCAGGATATCCTCCAGGCAGATTGGCGCCTGCTCGCCGCCGATGAAGTGCACTCAGAAACCGCCAGCGGAGAAATATTTAATAGCCCCTATATTTACACCGGTACCCATCAGGTTGAATTAACACTCAGTGATGGGGATGTCAGCCACACCACCCGCCAGTGGTTCACCTATCGCAATACAAAAACCAAGTTGCTACACCCCACAGTGGTCACCCAGACCAAAGACAGCGATGGTGACGGCAGCCGCGATATCTTTATTACCAACCCACCGCAAATCGAGTTAGCCGCATCTACACAGGGGGTGGCCTTTGCTGGCGTGGGGCTTTCAGACCCCACTTTTTTTGGCGATAACGACAGCGGCGATCAGCTCTACCTGGAAGCCGAATTAATCAACCCAGGTTCAGCGGGCAGCATCGTTAATGTGTGGTTGAAAGACTATTCTACCGACAACGCCGAAATGCATATCGACGGGTTGAGTGGTACTACTTGGTTGGGAAGTTTCAAGCCTGAAGATTATGACTTGGGCGCGCAGAGCTTTTTACTCGAGCCCAGTGTTGCGCTGAATGATCCCGAGTTATTGAGACCGGGCGCTAAGACTGCAGTAGTGCTCACCGCAACGGCAGCAGCAGATTCACCGGTTGTACTCGGCGGTATTCAACCGGAACTGGCGTTTTTTGCGATCGAAAAACTTTCGGCGTCTTCCAGCAGTTCATCATCTAGTAGCTCTTCGAGTTCATCCAGTGGTTCGTCAGGCTCATCGACCAGTACCTCGTCTACCACCAGCTCCTCAACAACCAGTTCTTCAACAACCAGTTCTTCAACAACCAGTTCTTCAACAACCAGTTCCTCAACAACGACTTCATCGAGCACATCGTCCTCCAGCTCTTCGGGGATGTCTAGCAGTAGTTCAAGTTCCAGCAGTGGTTTCCCTGGAATTGGATCATCTTCTTCAGGTTCGTCGAGCTCTTCCAGCAGCTCCAGCAGTTCCGCGTCGTCCAGCAGCTCTTCAACGAGTTCTTCCAGCAGCAGTGGCAGTGGCAGCGGAGTTCCCGAACACAATCTGGCGTGCTCACTCGAAATTTATAACGAGTGGGACGATGGAATCTTGGTGGGGGTGGATTTATACAACCCCAACGAGTCACCGGTAAATGGCTGGCAAGTCAGTATTAATGTAAGCGGTAATTTCGAATTACAGGAAATCTGGAATGCCGAGCCAGTAGTTAGCAGCAGCGGTCTGCTTGCTGCACCGAAAGATTACAATGTCACTATAAATCCCGGCTCTAACCTTAATTTTGGTTTTATTTTGAGTAAGCCTGGCCAACAAGCCATGAGTATTTCAGCAACCAGCACTAACTGTACCTTCCAATAA
- a CDS encoding mechanosensitive ion channel-like protein, with product MNLAMLDELQLPPAVIIAATVLLSTIVMYLIKRFLLARVKRLVATTSLHIDTLLLESLQAPLNILILLVNLLLFERLLNHFHITNADLSRFSSMSAQLLLVLAIVLFVDRFSNGALTTYTTKSEALRSSSGIIKGIVRGLVIGIGALVLLGTLGISITPIIASLGITSLAVALALQPTLENFFSGVQLVVDKPIRVGDYIELDSGEQGFVERIGWRSTWIKMLPNNVVIMPNSVLSQSKIINYYYPQKELSVPVEVGVHYSSDLEHVERVTLEVAREILRSHKWGVPDYETFVVFHTFDSSSINFTVMLRAQEYFNRFFIKSEFIKALHKRYAKEGIVIPYPIRAINTDQENPAFSIKQ from the coding sequence ATGAACTTAGCTATGCTTGATGAGTTACAACTACCGCCAGCGGTAATCATCGCAGCCACGGTGCTGCTTTCCACGATTGTGATGTATCTCATCAAACGCTTCTTATTGGCGCGGGTTAAACGCCTGGTGGCTACAACCAGCTTGCATATCGATACGCTTTTATTGGAATCACTCCAAGCGCCGCTGAATATCCTTATTTTGCTTGTGAATTTACTGCTGTTTGAGCGACTGTTAAATCATTTCCACATTACCAATGCTGATCTTAGTCGCTTTAGCTCCATGTCGGCACAGTTGCTTTTGGTGCTCGCCATTGTGTTATTTGTGGATCGTTTCAGTAACGGTGCATTGACGACCTACACGACCAAATCTGAGGCGCTGCGTAGCAGCAGCGGAATTATTAAGGGCATTGTGCGGGGTCTGGTGATTGGCATTGGTGCGCTGGTGTTGCTGGGTACCTTGGGCATTTCCATCACACCCATTATTGCTTCATTGGGAATTACCTCTCTGGCGGTGGCTTTGGCTTTACAGCCAACCCTGGAAAACTTTTTCTCAGGCGTACAATTGGTGGTGGATAAACCCATTCGAGTAGGCGACTACATTGAGCTGGATTCCGGTGAACAGGGCTTCGTGGAAAGGATTGGCTGGCGCTCGACCTGGATAAAAATGTTACCCAACAACGTTGTCATCATGCCCAACAGCGTATTGTCGCAATCAAAAATCATTAACTACTACTATCCACAAAAAGAGTTATCGGTACCGGTTGAGGTGGGGGTGCATTACAGCTCTGACCTGGAACACGTTGAACGCGTTACCCTGGAAGTCGCTCGTGAAATTTTGCGGTCGCACAAATGGGGGGTACCGGATTACGAAACCTTTGTGGTTTTCCACACTTTTGATAGTTCAAGTATTAACTTTACGGTGATGCTGCGTGCGCAGGAATATTTCAATCGCTTCTTTATAAAGTCGGAATTTATTAAGGCGCTTCATAAACGCTATGCGAAAGAGGGTATTGTTATTCCGTATCCCATACGCGCTATTAACACTGACCAAGAAAATCCAGCATTTAGTATTAAGCAATAA
- a CDS encoding chitin binding protein — translation MFASKVIKTSAALALMGFASMAFSHGYIESPPSRQQHCGKEVNPDNPSSSKCDEAFANYRAQGGQNSHWYNFMSVVAHHQGRKVVKDTQHVCGFDGETWNPAPYDTPANWPVTSFSSGQQTFSWNISYGPHFSDTEELVFWITKPGFSFDPTRELTWDDFEAEPFCDQKLVPFGDFSSNGNVSADMGASLINVSCNVPSRSGRHVIFAEWGRNEHTWERFFSCVDVNFGGGSSTSSSSTSSSSSSSSSSSSSSSSSSSSSSSSGWGGSSSSSSSSSSSSSSSSSSTSGGSGGSCSGVNEYPNWPARDWSGGPYNHANPGDQMVYQNTLYKANWYTASVPGSDNSWTTVGACN, via the coding sequence ATGTTTGCTTCTAAAGTCATAAAAACCTCTGCAGCCCTCGCGCTCATGGGTTTCGCTAGCATGGCGTTCAGCCATGGTTATATTGAAAGTCCTCCTTCTCGACAGCAGCACTGTGGTAAAGAAGTTAACCCCGACAACCCATCAAGCAGCAAGTGTGACGAGGCTTTTGCCAACTACCGCGCTCAGGGTGGTCAAAACTCCCATTGGTACAATTTCATGAGTGTGGTTGCACACCACCAGGGCCGTAAAGTTGTAAAAGATACCCAGCATGTATGTGGGTTTGACGGAGAAACTTGGAATCCTGCGCCCTACGATACTCCAGCTAACTGGCCTGTTACCTCGTTCAGCTCTGGCCAGCAAACCTTCTCTTGGAACATCAGCTATGGTCCGCACTTTAGCGATACTGAAGAATTGGTTTTCTGGATAACCAAACCCGGTTTTAGCTTCGACCCTACACGTGAACTTACCTGGGACGATTTCGAAGCCGAACCTTTCTGTGATCAAAAACTGGTTCCGTTCGGTGACTTCAGTTCAAATGGTAACGTTTCCGCTGATATGGGCGCTAGCCTCATCAATGTAAGTTGTAACGTGCCCAGCCGTTCTGGCCGTCATGTGATTTTTGCTGAATGGGGCCGCAACGAGCACACCTGGGAGCGCTTCTTCAGTTGTGTGGACGTTAACTTTGGTGGTGGTAGCAGTACTTCTTCGAGCAGTACCTCGTCTTCCAGCTCATCGTCCAGTTCCAGCTCCAGTTCTTCTTCTAGCTCCAGCTCTTCCAGCAGTTCTTCCGGCTGGGGTGGTTCATCTTCCAGCAGCAGTTCCAGCTCGTCCAGCAGCAGCTCTAGCAGTTCTTCCACCAGTGGTGGCAGCGGTGGCAGTTGCAGCGGTGTAAATGAATACCCCAACTGGCCTGCGCGCGATTGGTCTGGTGGTCCGTACAACCATGCCAACCCAGGCGATCAGATGGTTTACCAAAACACTTTGTATAAAGCGAATTGGTACACCGCGTCAGTTCCAGGTAGCGACAATTCCTGGACTACCGTTGGTGCTTGTAACTAG
- a CDS encoding cellulose binding domain-containing protein: protein MNKTVWLVLIVGVAVLVGVVIIFPRQPVSTPAIIPLTDKTESVKTSPTVATPVPVQQPQQDATPTKIPSAESTTESIKQPEAPQLPPREHPTEKQFLLCEHIISGVTQYGFTGEIRLINKGKKTVNGWSVTWQYDDGSMIIDAEDVALSGNNPYTGEYLDWNAEIKPGETVKFKFSGLLGGEGGAPTNIRVTGDSCM, encoded by the coding sequence ATGAATAAAACTGTTTGGCTTGTGTTAATTGTCGGTGTTGCAGTGTTGGTGGGCGTTGTTATAATTTTCCCCAGGCAACCAGTATCAACCCCAGCAATAATACCTTTAACCGATAAAACAGAAAGCGTAAAAACTTCCCCCACGGTCGCAACACCGGTACCCGTTCAACAACCGCAGCAAGACGCCACCCCGACAAAAATACCCAGTGCTGAATCGACCACTGAAAGTATTAAGCAGCCCGAAGCACCGCAGTTGCCACCACGAGAACATCCCACAGAAAAACAGTTTTTATTGTGCGAGCATATTATTTCGGGGGTGACCCAATACGGTTTTACTGGAGAAATCCGTTTGATTAACAAGGGTAAAAAGACAGTTAATGGCTGGTCTGTTACCTGGCAGTACGACGATGGATCTATGATTATCGACGCCGAAGACGTTGCGCTCTCCGGAAATAACCCTTACACCGGGGAATATCTCGATTGGAATGCTGAAATCAAACCGGGTGAAACCGTGAAGTTTAAATTTTCCGGGCTACTCGGTGGTGAAGGTGGTGCACCTACCAATATTCGGGTTACTGGTGATTCCTGCATGTAA
- a CDS encoding spermine/spermidine synthase, with the protein MKSNKQKPHYQTLDMLVFYGTVTITGAAVMMVELLGTRIIGPYYGVSLVVWSSLLSVSLLALSIGYFIGGHCADKNIAFRLPHAVFAAGVMVALIPPLSQPVQVFFNVLGLRGGALSSAFVLFTPALVFLGMAGPFVIRTATERLENVGSTAGNVYAISTIGSVAGTLLLGFFLLPLFGTYAILISLAFVLIALALSLAIYEKNRLGVKYKWGGWIVSSAIVLGIIGLQLVNNHQKKALEDGYKVVYEAETHYGWVRVIDQEDKELRWLMSDASTIGVEHKPTGTGLLGYQTIVRNLPLFNSEGKTALLIGLGAGHLVADLQKYGIKTDAIEIDPAVAFAAEHYFNLKPTGKVIVGDARYQVQQLNKTYDFIIHDCFTGGAEPFHLLSQEMMQELKTKLNPGGILAINFVGFTDKNRLKPVKAIAATLDAEFANRKNYARAPEQEFSDYVFIVSDSKLALNKTSASVERITWLNEHELDISGDEVRIITDDYNPLEYLQIAKAEYYRDVLVDRVGASVLFR; encoded by the coding sequence ATGAAATCTAATAAACAAAAACCCCACTACCAAACCCTGGATATGCTGGTTTTTTACGGTACGGTTACCATTACTGGTGCTGCGGTGATGATGGTTGAACTTCTGGGTACGCGAATTATTGGCCCGTACTATGGAGTAAGCCTTGTCGTCTGGTCGTCGCTGTTGTCTGTTTCCTTGCTGGCTTTATCTATTGGCTACTTTATTGGGGGGCATTGCGCTGATAAAAATATCGCGTTTCGCTTGCCTCACGCCGTATTTGCCGCAGGAGTAATGGTTGCCCTGATACCGCCATTAAGCCAACCCGTGCAGGTGTTTTTTAATGTGTTGGGTTTGCGCGGCGGTGCGTTGTCCAGCGCCTTCGTGTTGTTTACGCCAGCGTTGGTGTTTTTGGGTATGGCTGGGCCTTTTGTTATTCGCACAGCCACTGAACGCCTGGAAAATGTGGGCTCAACGGCGGGTAATGTATATGCCATTAGCACGATCGGCAGTGTCGCTGGCACCCTGCTATTAGGGTTTTTCCTGTTGCCGTTATTCGGAACCTACGCAATCCTTATTTCATTGGCATTTGTGCTAATAGCGCTTGCCCTAAGCTTGGCGATCTACGAAAAAAACCGCCTGGGCGTTAAATACAAATGGGGTGGCTGGATCGTGAGTTCTGCCATCGTGTTGGGAATCATTGGTTTGCAACTTGTTAACAACCACCAAAAAAAAGCGTTAGAGGACGGCTATAAAGTGGTTTATGAAGCCGAGACGCATTATGGCTGGGTTAGGGTGATTGATCAGGAAGACAAGGAGTTGCGTTGGTTAATGTCCGATGCCTCAACCATTGGCGTTGAGCATAAGCCCACTGGTACCGGGCTATTAGGCTACCAAACCATTGTGCGCAATTTGCCATTATTTAATAGCGAAGGCAAAACGGCTTTATTGATCGGATTGGGCGCGGGTCATTTAGTCGCTGATCTACAAAAATATGGCATCAAAACCGATGCCATAGAAATCGATCCTGCGGTGGCCTTTGCCGCAGAACACTACTTCAATTTAAAACCCACTGGCAAGGTTATTGTTGGTGATGCGCGTTACCAAGTGCAGCAACTTAACAAGACCTATGATTTTATCATTCACGATTGCTTCACCGGTGGTGCGGAACCCTTTCATTTATTAAGCCAAGAGATGATGCAAGAGCTAAAAACTAAGTTAAATCCCGGGGGTATATTGGCAATAAATTTTGTGGGATTTACCGATAAAAATCGATTAAAACCGGTAAAAGCCATAGCTGCGACTCTCGATGCTGAATTTGCTAATCGTAAAAACTATGCGCGCGCACCAGAGCAGGAGTTTTCGGATTATGTTTTTATTGTCTCCGACAGCAAACTGGCACTAAACAAGACTTCAGCGAGCGTCGAACGCATAACATGGCTGAATGAACACGAACTTGATATTTCTGGCGACGAAGTGAGAATAATAACCGACGATTACAATCCGCTTGAGTATCTGCAAATTGCGAAAGCCGAATACTATCGAGACGTATTGGTTGATCGCGTAGGCGCTTCTGTTCTATTTCGCTGA
- a CDS encoding zinc transport system permease protein translates to MLYLPAGTAMINLETLQLLAYPLIAGMGVAAIAGPLGAFVVWRKMAYFGDTLAHSALLGVALGFFAGVNLTLAMAIGGLIVSLSLWQLQKQQLLANDTLLGILSHSTLAAGLICVSLLSSARINLFGYLFGDLLTVTSADLIMIYSGGAICIAVLLRFWRALVMVAIDEDLARVEGFAVEKLRLLLMALMAVVVALSMKLVGVLLITALLIVPAAAARRLTRSPEAMAMTAAVVGMTAVFGGLLFSLFWDIPAGPAVVLFASAIFGVTLIIKTG, encoded by the coding sequence ATGTTGTATCTTCCTGCGGGCACCGCCATGATTAATCTTGAAACATTACAACTTCTGGCCTACCCACTCATCGCGGGTATGGGCGTTGCTGCTATTGCCGGCCCCCTAGGCGCCTTTGTTGTATGGCGAAAAATGGCCTACTTCGGAGATACCCTGGCACATTCAGCTCTGCTCGGTGTCGCTCTCGGTTTTTTTGCGGGGGTCAATTTAACGCTCGCCATGGCGATCGGTGGTCTTATCGTGAGCCTCTCTCTCTGGCAATTGCAAAAGCAGCAATTACTTGCGAATGATACGCTACTCGGAATACTGTCGCACAGTACTTTGGCCGCTGGTTTGATTTGTGTGAGTTTGCTTTCCAGCGCCCGGATTAATTTATTTGGGTATCTGTTTGGCGATCTACTTACCGTAACAAGCGCGGACCTCATAATGATTTACAGCGGCGGTGCGATCTGCATTGCGGTACTTTTACGTTTTTGGCGAGCATTGGTGATGGTTGCCATTGACGAAGACCTTGCACGCGTGGAAGGTTTTGCCGTTGAAAAACTCCGATTGCTGCTTATGGCGTTAATGGCAGTGGTAGTTGCTTTAAGTATGAAGTTGGTGGGTGTTCTACTGATTACTGCCTTGTTAATTGTTCCCGCGGCTGCAGCGCGACGCCTTACCCGTTCACCTGAAGCCATGGCAATGACTGCTGCAGTGGTAGGAATGACAGCGGTTTTTGGTGGCTTGTTATTTTCGCTGTTTTGGGATATTCCCGCAGGCCCTGCTGTGGTGTTGTTTGCAAGTGCTATATTTGGAGTAACGCTTATTATTAAGACTGGTTAA
- a CDS encoding zinc transport system ATP-binding protein, with protein sequence MIELQQVCKTYDGRTVLDGVNLLLNDREICTLIGPNGAGKSTLVKLIAGLELPDSGRILRRAGLRVGYVPQRLRLDSSMPLKVSRFLSLADSSKANRAAVLEQLGILHLSNSQVNSLSGGELQRVLLARAMLRKPQLLVLDEPLQGVDVAGQVTLYRLIASLRDQLGCAILMVSHDLHLVMAQTDSVVCLNQHVCCQGKPDSVSKHPEYLRLFGRNVADDIAVYTHNHDHQHNLHGDVVSSCGHRHD encoded by the coding sequence GTGATTGAATTACAGCAGGTATGCAAAACCTACGACGGCCGCACGGTGCTCGACGGAGTAAACCTGCTACTTAATGATCGCGAGATTTGCACGCTCATTGGCCCGAACGGCGCCGGCAAAAGCACCCTGGTAAAACTCATCGCTGGCCTCGAACTGCCCGACAGCGGCCGAATTCTGCGCCGTGCCGGCCTACGCGTCGGCTATGTACCGCAACGATTGCGACTCGACAGCAGCATGCCCCTGAAGGTAAGTCGGTTTTTAAGCCTCGCAGACTCTTCAAAAGCTAACCGCGCCGCCGTACTTGAACAACTGGGCATTCTGCACCTGAGCAATAGCCAGGTGAACAGCCTCTCCGGAGGGGAATTACAGCGTGTGTTATTGGCTCGTGCAATGTTGCGCAAACCACAATTGTTGGTGCTCGACGAACCCTTGCAAGGTGTTGATGTGGCGGGTCAGGTTACTTTGTATCGCCTCATCGCATCGCTCCGGGATCAACTCGGCTGCGCGATATTAATGGTATCGCACGATTTGCATTTGGTGATGGCCCAAACAGATTCCGTAGTGTGTCTTAATCAACATGTGTGCTGCCAGGGAAAACCCGATAGTGTCAGCAAGCACCCCGAATATTTAAGACTTTTCGGTCGCAACGTCGCCGACGACATCGCCGTTTATACTCACAACCACGATCACCAGCACAATCTGCACGGCGATGTTGTATCTTCCTGCGGGCACCGCCATGATTAA